GCTCGCGCTGGTCGGCGTGCTGGTGTGGTGCGCCATGGGGCACAGCCAGGGCACGGCTGCGGAGCGCGACCTGGCCGCCGCCGCCCAGCGCTCGCCGATCGCGTACCCGCCGCCCTGCGTGTGGCTGTACGAGCTGCGCGCCGACGGCACCGTGCGGGCCTCGCCCGGCGCGCCGGCGGCGCTGCCCGTGCGGGCGGCGCTCGCGGCCGGGTCCGCCGGCGCGGGGCCGCGCACGGAGCGGGTCAGCGTGGCCGGGCGCGACTACCTCATCCACACGCGCGAGCGCGGCGGCGCCGTCGTGCAGGCCGCGATGGACCTGCGTTACCAGGCCGCCGAGCAGCAGCGGCTGCTGCGCACGCTCATCGGCGCGGAGCTCGTGGGGCTGGTGGCCGCGCTGCTGGTCGGACAGGTCGTCTCGCGCCGCGCGATCACGCCGCTGGGCGAGGCCCTGGCCCGCCAGCGCCGCTTCGCCGCCGACGTCAGCCACGAGCTGCGCACGCCGCTGACCCGCCTGCACACCCGCGCCCAGCTCCTGTCGCGGCGGCTGCGCGGCGGCACCGACCCGATCCTGCTGATCGACGAGGTGGACCAGCTCGCGACCGGCACCAGGCAGCTCGGCGAGGTGGTCGAGGACCTGCTCAGGTCGGCCCAGTTCAAGCAGCTGCGCCGCCCCTTCGGCCCGGTGGACCTGGCCGTGCTGGCCGCCGAGCTGGCCGTGGCCGAGAACGCCAGGGCGGCGGCGCAGGGGGTGAGCATCGAGGTGCGCTGCGACGGGCCCGGCGACCACGTCGTGCGCGGGGTGGAGTCGGCGCTGCGGCGGGTGATCTCGGCCCTGCTCGACAACGCGCTCGGCCACACCGGCCCCGGCGGGCACATCTGGGTGACGCTGTCGTCCGGGCCTGGCACGATCGGCCTCACCGTCAGGGACGACGGCGCCGGGCTGGACCCGGAGGACGCCGAGCGGCTGTTCACCCGGTTCGAGGGCACCGGGTTCGGGCTGGGGCTGGCGCTGGTGCGGGAGGTGGTGGACGGCCACAACGGCACGATCACCGCCGACGGCCGCCCAGGTGGCGGCGCCGTGTTCACCGTACGGCTGCCCGCCGGCCCGCCCGCACCGATGGTGCAGCCGACCTATCAGAGGTATCAGCCGCCGCTACCGGGGTAGCCAGGACCGAATGCGAATCGAGGACTGGTTCCTCACCGGTGAGGAGCGCGGCAACCCGGCGACCAAGCTGAAGCCGTGGTCGTGCGGGAACGACGTGCGCCCGCTGATCCACGGCTCCGCCTACTTCGCCGAGCTGAAGACCTGCCTGGAGCAGCTCGGCAAGGACGACCTGGTGCTGTTCGCGGACTGGCGGGGCGACCCCG
The nucleotide sequence above comes from Nonomuraea gerenzanensis. Encoded proteins:
- a CDS encoding sensor histidine kinase; this translates as MSLALFGRRPAGGPRLPDPDRRLLVRARRRITVQVAGAISVVLALVGVLVWCAMGHSQGTAAERDLAAAAQRSPIAYPPPCVWLYELRADGTVRASPGAPAALPVRAALAAGSAGAGPRTERVSVAGRDYLIHTRERGGAVVQAAMDLRYQAAEQQRLLRTLIGAELVGLVAALLVGQVVSRRAITPLGEALARQRRFAADVSHELRTPLTRLHTRAQLLSRRLRGGTDPILLIDEVDQLATGTRQLGEVVEDLLRSAQFKQLRRPFGPVDLAVLAAELAVAENARAAAQGVSIEVRCDGPGDHVVRGVESALRRVISALLDNALGHTGPGGHIWVTLSSGPGTIGLTVRDDGAGLDPEDAERLFTRFEGTGFGLGLALVREVVDGHNGTITADGRPGGGAVFTVRLPAGPPAPMVQPTYQRYQPPLPG